A window from Acropora palmata chromosome 14, jaAcrPala1.3, whole genome shotgun sequence encodes these proteins:
- the LOC141865650 gene encoding uncharacterized protein LOC141865650, translated as MEALPNSPEGYNRAKEILEERFGKESKIVKAYLKEIIDLPHTPTANPRKILEFFEKLSYNVQALESLNQLNHVNGMVSLTLEKLPTIRGDLVRNDPEWEQWDFIKLTNALRPWTRRNPVDDFNPEPETFKKQEKPQRAFQTQQRKSQLRRCVYCDGNNHRSSECPSVSSTEERKKFLITEKLCFNCTGPHKSSEC; from the coding sequence ATGGAGGCTTTACCAAACTCACCAGAAGGCTACAACAGAGCGAAAGAAATCTTAGAGGAGAGATTCGGAAAGGAAAGTAAAATTGTCAAGGCCTATCTAAAGGAAATCATCGACCTGCCTCACACTCCCACTGCAAATCCAaggaaaattttggaattCTTCGAGAAGCTCTCGTACAATGTACAAGCTCTGGAATCACTCAATCAGCTCAATCATGTTAATGGAATGGTGTCTTTGACACTTGAGAAATTGCCGACAATAAGAGGAGATCTTGTTCGAAATGACCCGGAGTGGGAACAATGGGATTTCATTAAACTCACAAATGCTCTCCGACCATGGACACGACGAAATCCTGTTGACGACTTCAACCCAGAACCAGAAACATTTAAGAAACAGGAGAAACCCCAGCGCGCGTTCCAGACCCAACAGCGGAAGAGTCAATTACGAAGATGTGTTTATTGTGACGGCAACAACCACAGGTCATCTGAATGCCCCTCTGTTTCTTCAACTGAAGAACGCAAGAAATTCCTGATAACCGAGAAGTTATGCTTCAATTGCACAGGCCCTCATAAGTCTTCAGAATGTTGA